The genomic region ACGCGGACCTGGTCGAACCTCCGCGCTCCGCCGAGAGCTTCCGGTCCTGGACCGCCGAGCGAGCCGGGCGCCCGCCCGGCGGCGACGCGTTCCGCCTGGTGGTCGAGGCGCTGGCCGACGGCGCCTTCGCGGGGTCTGTGACCGTCGGCGAGACCGACGGCCGTGCCGGACGGTTCAGGACCGGCATCGAGATCAGCCGCGACCACCGCCGCAGGGGGTACGCGGCCGAGGCGACGGAGCTCGTCCTCACCTACATGTTCGCCGAGCAGCGTTACAACAAGTGCGAGGTGGAGGTCTACGCCTTCAACGACGGTTCACTCGCGCTCTACCGCAGGCTGGGCTTCGTCGAGGAGGGCCGGCTCCGCGAGCACGAGTTCTTCGCCGGCGGCCACCACGACGTCGTGCTGCTCGGTATCACCGCCGCCGAATACTGGGCCACACACGGGCGGCCCCCGGTGCGGTGACCTCCCCGACCGCGTGCCGCCCGCTTCGACGCCCGCCCCGGACCCCGTGCTCGCGGTCCGGGGCGGGCGCCGTCCCCCGGCTCAGGAGGCGCGACCTCCGGGGATGAAACCGGCCCGGCTCACCAGGTCTTGCCGGCCTGTTCCCGGATCGTGCGGTTGATCCGGTTGAAGAAGTTGGTCGTCGCGATCTCCAGGATGATCGCGCCCAGTTGCTCCTCGGTGAAGTGGTCGGCGGCGCCGTCCCAGACCTCGTCGGTGACGCCCGGTGCGCCGTCCTGGATCCGGGTGGCGGCCTCGGCCAGGGCGAGGGCGGCCCGTTCTTCATCGGTGTAGAAGGGCGTCTCGCGCCACGCGACCACATGGTGCAGTCGCTCCTCCGTCTCACCGGTCTTCCTCGCCGCCTCGACCGAGGCGAAGACGCACGGGCTGCACCCGTTGATCTGGCTGGTGCGCAGGTGCACCAGGGACAGCAGCCGACCGTCCACGCCCCCGGCATGAATCGCCTTGTACAGGTGCTGAATCGCAGTGATCACATCGGGGCTGGCCGGGCTCGTCACACGTGCTTCCATCGGTCCTGCTCCTTCATCGGTTACCTGTGCCCCTCCGGGCTCGTCATACGCATGACGGAGCAGAGCCGAGGAAGGTAACAGCATGTCCGACACCAGCCCGACGAACCCGATGACCGAGACGTTCGAAGCCCAGCGGGACCGGCTGCGTGCGGTAGCCCACCGCATGCTCGGATCGCACGCCGACGCCGAGGACGTGGTCCAGGAAGCCTGGCTGCGCCTCTCCCGCCAGGACGCGGCGGCCATCCACAACCTCTCCGGATGGCTGACCACGGTGGTCGGCCGGATCAGCCTCGACGTCCTGCGGTCGCGCCAGGCCCGGCCGGAGGCGTCCTACGGCGACGGGCTGCCCGATCTCGTGGTGACACTCGACGACGCCCCCGCTCCGGAGGACGACGCGGTGCTCGCCGACTCGGTGGGGCTCGCGCTCCTCGTCGTCCTGGAGTCGCTCGGGCCGAGCGAGCGGCTGGCGTTCGTGCTCCACGACCTGTTCGCGGTGCCGTTCGACGAGATCGGCCGGATCCTCGGAAGGTCCACCGCGGCCACCAAGATGCTCGCCAGCCGCGCCCGCAGGAAGGTGCGGACGACGGAGCGGCCCACCGGTGCCGGACGGGAGCAGCGGGAGGTGGTCCAGGCCTTCCTGGCGGCCGCTCGCGACGGCGACTTCGAGGAGCTGCTGCGGGTGCTCGACCCCGAGGTGCGACTGACCGTCGACACACCGTCCGGTGTGGTCGTCGCCCTCGGCGCCACCCGGGTCGCGACCGGCGCGCGACTGTCCGCCGGTGCGGCAGCACAGGGGCTGGCGGTGCTCGTCAACGGCTCCCCGGGGGTCATGTCCTGGCACGAGGACGGAACCCCGCTCTCCGTCCTCGCGTTCACCGTCGTCGACGGCCGGATCACCGCCATCACGGCCGTGACCGACCCGGTCAAGCTCGCGTCGATGGATCTGCCGGCCCCTGGGCGACGGTGAGATGGGTGGCGTAGAAGGCGCTGAGCCTTGCCACCGCGGGGGTGACGTGCTCGTCCCTGTCGTAGAGGGAGACGTGGGTACCCCCGTCGATGACGAACAGTTCCTTGGGCTCCGCCGCCCTGTCGACGGCTTCGCGGCTCATGTACGCCGTATTCGCGTCGGATCCGATGATCATCAACAGGGGGCGCGGCGAGATGAGGCCGACCAACGCGTACGAGTCGTACTGGATGATCCGGTCGAGGCTGCGGACGGGCCAGGGCCGGACCGCGCGCGGGTGGTGACCGCGTGCGGTGCGGTAGTACTCGTAGGTCTCCGCGTCCACGGCCTCGGTGATCCACTCCTGGCGGCGGACGCCCTCGCCGCGGGCCTCCGCGGTGCGGGCGGCCGCGGCGAGTTCGAGCATCGAGCGCAGGGTCGGAGGGTCCTGGGTGCGGCCGGGACCGTCGCGCATCACCGACCCCAGATCAACCGCGCTGACGGTGGCGACGGCTTTGATACGCAGGTCGGTCTGGGCCGCGTAGGGGACGTAGCCGCCGGAGGCGCAGATACCCAGGGCACCGATCCGGTCCGGGTCGATCTCGTCGCGGGTGGTCAGGAAGCTCACGGCGCACTTGATGTCCTCGGCGCGCTGGAAAGGGTCCTCCAGACCACGCGGCTCGCCCTCGCTCGCGCCCTGGTGGGCGGCGTCGAAGACCAGCGCCGCGAAACCCCCGCGGGCCAGGCGCTCGGCGTAGACGCTCGCCGTCTGCTCCTTCACGCCACCGCTCGGATGGCCGACGACCACGGCCGGGAGCCGAGCGGCGGTGGGCGCCTCCGGCAGGAAGAGAATGCCGGAAAGCTTGAGGTTGCCGCTGAGGAAGGTGACGTCCGTCTTCATGCTCCCGGCCCTGGTGCCGCACGCGGGGATAAGGGGACGGAACCGGCCCCCTCACGGGGCGGTGTCCCGGTGCGAGAATCGCCCGCACGAGCAGCGAACTGGGTGACTTCCTCAAAGCCCGGCGCAGGGAGCTGAGCCCCGCGACGGCCGGGCTGCCCGACGACGGCCGACGACGGGTCCCGGGCCTGCGCCGGGAGGAGATCGCCCTGCTGGCATCGATCAGCCCGGACTACTACACCCCCCTGGAACAAGGGCGACGCCGGGCCTCCGAGCCGGTGCTGGACTCCCTCGCACGGGCGCTGCGGCTCAGCGAGGACGAGCGCGCCTACCTCTTCGAGCTCTCCGGGAAGGACGGCCGACGACCGCGCCGGCGGCCCGCCCAGCGGGTCCGGCCACAGCTGCAGCGCCTGCTCGACGACCTCACGGACACCCCGGCCCTCGTCCTCGGCCGGTTCACCGACATCCTGGCGTGGAATCCGCAGGCCGCCGCGCTGTTCACCGACTTCTCGCTCCTTCCCCGGGACCGACGCGACTTCGTACGTCTGGTGTTCCGCGACCCGACGGTACGGGCCCTGTACACCGACTGGGAGTACATGGCGCGGGCCTGCGTGGAGCAGCTGCGGATGGAGGATCCGCGCCTGACGACGCTGGTGGGAGAACTCTCGGTGCGGGATCCGGACTTCCGGACATGGTGGGTCGACCACCGTGTGGCCGTGCGGACCGCGGGCACCAAGGCCCTGCGCCACCCGGTCGTGGGCGAACTCGCTCTCGACTGGTCCGCTCCGGCCGACGCGTCCGACCCTGACCAGCACCTCATCGCGCTGACCGCCGCGCACGGCACGCCCTCCCACGACGGCCTGCGCCTCCTCGGCGCTCTCGCGGCCGAAGCGTCCGGGTAGCGCCGTTCGTGACCTGTGGGGCGTCAACCGCGAGCGGGCCGGGTAAGGTGACACCAACTAAGTGAAGGTAGCCTTACCTAAGTTCAAGGAGTTCCGGTGACCAACCCCTTCGAGGACGAGAACGGCACCTACCTGGTGCTCGTCAACGACGAGGGACAGCACTCGCTGTGGCCTGCCTTCGCCGAGGTGCCCGGCGGCTGGACCGTGGCCCATCAGGAGGACACCCGCCAGGCCTGCCTCGACTACGTCGAGCAGAACTGGACCGACCTGCGGCCCAAGAGCCTGATACGGAGCATGGCGGCCGATCCTGCGTGAGTCCGTCCGGGCGGTGCCCGGTCGCGTGACGCACGAAGGCGTTCGTCCGGAACCCGGACGAACGCCTTCGTGCGGTGGAACCGCCTGGCGGAGTGGAGGGTCAGGATTCCTCGGCGGTCGCGGTCCTCGGTGCCGCACCGGCGGCCGCCGGTGCCGACTCGTCACGCCGTGACCGGTGGGCCATCCAGGCGGCGACCAGCGCGCCCGAGATGTTGTGCCACACGGAGAAGACCGCGGCCGGCAGGGCGGCCAGCGGGCTGAAGTGAGCGGTCGCCAGTGAGGCGGCGAGCCCGGAGTTCTGCATGCCGACCTCGAACGCCATGGCCCGGCTCGCGGGCCTGCCCAGCCCTGAGATCTTGCCCGCGCCGTAACCGAGGGCGAGTCCGAGACCGTTGTGCAGCACGACGGCGATCAGGACGGTCACGGCGGCCGACTTGATCGTGCCGGCGCTGCCCGCCACGACGGCGCAGACGATCGCGGCGATGGCCAGCGACGACAGCCAGGGCATGAGGCCCAGCACCCGGTCGACGAGCTTCCCCGCGACGAGCCGCACCACCAGGCCGCCGAGGACCGGAAGCAGCACGGTCTTGAGGATGTCGGTGATCATCGAACCCGCGTCCACCGGCAGGTACGCACCCGCGAGCAGCAGTGTGAGCGGCGGCGTCACCAGTGGTGCGACCAGGGTGGAGACGGTGGCGACGGAGACCGACAGCGCCACGTCGCCGCGGGCCAGGAAGGTCACCACGTTCGACGCCGTGCCGCTCGGCGCGCAGCCGACCAGGATCAGTCCGGCCGCCAGCTGCGGCGGCAGCCCGAGCAGATGGGCGATGGCCCAGCCCAGCCCCGGCATGATCACGTAGTGCGCGACCAGCCCGATGGCCACGGCCCACGGGCGCTTCGCCACACCCCTGAAGTCGAGCGGAGTCATCGTCAGGCCCATGCAGAACATGACGATCCCCAGCAGGTACGGAACCGACTCCGTCCAGCCGTCGAACGTGCCGGGGGTGACGAGCCCGGCTACGCCCGCCACAAGCACGAGGACGGGGAACACCGTGACGGCGCGCCTCGCCGCCTTGTCGTCGGAGGCCGGTTGATCAGGGGATATCTGTTCGTTTTGCACAGGCGCGATGAGACGCCGCAGGCGTGGGCCTCCGCAAGCGCGTCTCGCCATTCGGACACATTGTCCAGAATGCGTCCCCTCGGAGTTGCCCGCCTACCAGGGCCGGAGGCGTAGCTCGCGCCCCTGCCAGCGCCTCCGCAGCCAGCGGTCGTGACCGGCCAGGACGATCGCTCCGGGGCCCGCCCCCATGGCGGCCTCGAGCTCGTCGCAGAGCCGGGGGGAGAGGTGGTTCGTGGGTTCGTCGAGCAGCAGCAGCTCGGGCGGATGCGCCACCAGGAGGGCCAGTGCGAGCCTGCGGCGCTGGCCGACGGAGAGGCGCCCCACCTGCTTGCCCAGGTCCGCCTCGCTCATCAGCCCCAGCGAATGCAGCGGTACGGCCTCCGCACGCTCGCTCCCGAGGGCGTGCGCGTAGGTGTCCCGGACGGTGCGGTCCGGCCGCGCGAACACGGTGTCCTGAGCCAGCATCCCCACCGAGAGGCCGCCCTTGCGCCGCACCTCGCCGTCCGCCCCGAGACGGCCGGCGAGCACGGCCAGGAGCGTGGACTTCCCCGCCCCGTTGTCACCCGTCACGAGCAGCCGCTCGGTCGACGACACGTCGAGGCGGTCGACGGCGAGGCGGCCCCGCACCCGCACGTCGCGGAGGGAGACGAGGAGCCCGTCCGCCGAAGGTCCGGCCAGGGCGGTGCGCCGGAACCGCAGCGGCTGCGGGGGCTCGGCGATCCGACGCCGTTCGAGGTCGTCCAGCCTGCGGGCGGCGTTGCGCGCGCGTCGCGAGATCTGGCTCTGCACCCGGTTGGCCCGGACGCCGTAACCCATCTTCTCGTTGTCGCGCGGTCCGCGGTCCGGGGCCAGCCGATGCGTGGTCGTGCCGATCGACCGGTGCAGTGCCTCCAGCTCCTCCTGCTCCTCCGCGTACCGCCGTTCCCAGCGCTCCCGTTCGGCCCGCTTCTCGGCCTGGTAGGCGGTGTAGTTGCCGCCGTACCGCACCGGCCCCTCCATGGCGGGGTCGAGGTCGACCAGGTCCGTGCACACGGCGTCGAGGAAGGCCCGGTCGTGGCTCGCCACGACGACTGCGCCGGGCAGGCCGCGGACCTGCTCCTCCAGGAACTCGGCGGCACTGTCGTCGAGGTGGTTGGTCGGCTCGTCCAGCAACAGCGCCGAAGGCCTCCGGATGAGCAGGGAGGCCAGGGCCAGACGCCCGCGCTGTCCACCGGACAGGGAGCCGAGTGTCCTGTCGCGCCGGATCCCGCCGAGACCGAGCCCTTCCAGCACCATCGTGGCGCGCCGGTCGGCGTCCCACGCCTCCTGCTCCTGGGCGCGTTCCAGCCGCCGGCCGTAGGCGTCGAGCAGTGCGGCATAGCCGGGGGAGTCCTCGTCGGCGCGGGAGAGTTCTCCGGAGAGGCGTTCGACCTCGGCGAGATCGTCGCGGACCTCGCTCAGGGCCTCGTCCAGCACGTCGGCGATCGTGGCGGCGGCGGCGAACGGCATCTCCTGGTGCAGGAAGCCGAGATCGGCCGGGCGGGTGATGCTTCCCGCGTCGGGTTCGTCGGCTCCGGCGAGCAGACGGAGCAGCGTCGACTTGCCGACGCCGTTCTCCCCGATCAGCCCGATGCGGTGGCCGGGGGGCGCCGTGAGGGAGAAGCCGTCGACCACGCGCCCGTCACCGAAGGAACGGACGATGTCGCGTGCGAGCAGGGCTGCGGAGGTGTCGGACACGGGAGATGACCTCATGAGGCGTGCGGGCGGACAGGCTTCCGCCCCGGGGCGGGCAGGGGGAACGGGTACGACGAAGTGCCTCGCGGCGGCGGCGCTGTCGCGCACCTGCCCACGGGCGATCACATCCGGGTGTCACCCGGAGATGTCGTCGTCTCCCACCATGTCCGGTCTCCTCACCGAGAGAGCGCTGTCCACGACGAGCCTAGCAGCCGGCCGTCCGCCGGTCCTGAGACGCCGTCATGCCTACTTGCCCGAGCCGACCGGAGTCACCGTGACACGGGAGGCGGAGCCCGAGCCCGCGGGGATGTTCACGGAGAGGGGCACGCTGTGCGAGTGCGTCTCGTCCGGCGGGGTCACGAGCGCCGAGGTGAATGTGACCCCCGAGCCGCCTGTGGTGTTCGGCGGGAAGCGGAGGGAGAAGTTGGTGCGCTCCCCGGGGGCCAGTGTGACCGTCGGTGCCGACCGGCCGCTGGTGCGCTCGGCGCTCACCGTGCCGTCCTCGCCCTTGAGGTCCAGGCCCGGGAATCCGTGCATCGAGCACGACGCGGAGCCGGTGTTCTCCAGGTCGATCAGCACCTCGCCCTCCGCCATGCCGCCGGAACTGCTGAAGGAGAGGTCCGCGGTCCGGCACATGTCTCCGGCCGAGGATGCCGACGGGGCCCCTGAGCCCGGGGCCGAGGCGGATGCCGAGGCCTGGCCGCCCCCTCCGGGGGAACTCTCCGCGGCGTCCGTGGTGCCGGCACCGCCCGGGCTGCCGGGCCCGGCGGACGTCTCCGCCGGCGCGGACGCCGCCGCGCCCGCGTCGCTGTTGTCCGCACCGTCGCACGCGGTGAGGGAGAGGGCGGCCGCCACTGCGGTGGCGATGACGGCGGACATCTTCCGAAGGCGCATGAGTTCCCCTGTGATGAGGCACCGGCTGCTCCGTACGAGCACTTACGTGGCAGTGCACGCGACCGTCCCGCGAACGGGTGCGTGCCGGACCGAAGACCATCACGTCGGGAAGAACACCGGCCCGCCCCGCGACCACAAGAGGCTCATGCCCGTCAGAAGCCCCGCCATGTACGCCGGGCCGGGGCCGCAGGGGATGCGGAGGGCCGTGCTTGCGGGCAGCGTGGGGGAGTGCCGCAGCTGCTGAGAACCCAGTGGATCCCCGTAGGCCTCATCGTGCTGGCCGTGGTGGTCGACCTGGTCACGCCGCACGACGTGACGTCCGCGCCGCTGCTCATGGCGGCACCCGTCGCCGCCGCGCCGCTCTGCGGCATCCGCGCGATCATCGGCATCGGACTCACGGCGATGGTCGTCCACGCGCTCCTCGCACGGCTCGACGGAACCTTCGGCTGGCGCGCCGGCATCGCCAACCAGATCACCCTGGCGGCCGTCACCGCGCTCGCCGTCCTGATCCACCGCACGCTCCGCAGACAGGACGCCCGCGCCCGGCGCGCCCAGCACGTCGCGGCCGTCGCTCAGCGGGCCGTGCTGCCCAGGCCCCCGTCGCGCCTGGGGGACCTGCACATCGACGCGCGGTACGTGCCCGCCGAGAGCGAGGCTCTGATCGGCGGTGACCTGTACGTCGTGCAGAGCACCCCGTACGGCATCCGGGTCATGGTCGGGGACGTACGGGGCAAAGGGCTCGGGGCGGTCAGCGCCGTGAGCGCCGACCTCGGCGCCTTCCGGTACGCGGCGGACGAGGCCGAGGACCTCCCGCAGCTCGTGGCCCGGCTGGAACGGGCCCTCCTGCGCGAGGGCGGCCGGCGCGGCGGCCAGCAGCAGTCGGAGGGCTTCACGACAGCGCTCATCGCCGAGTTCTCCGAGGACCTGGAGACGGTACGCCTGGTCAACCGGGGCCACCCGCCCCCGGTGATCCTGGACGCGCGGGGCCGCACCACCCTTCTCGAGGCTTCCGAGGAGGCGCCCCCGTTGGGGATGAGCGATCTGGGGGCGTGGTCCTCCCCGGTCGACAGCTTCCCCTTCCCCGCCGGCTCCACCCTGCTCTGCTTCACCGACGGCGTCACCGAGTCCCGCGATGCCGCCGGACGCTTCTACGACCCGGTCGCACGCCTGCCGCTCGTCCTCGGCGGACGGGCGCGCTCCGGCGCACGCCTCACTCCTGGGCAGATCCTGGACACCCTGATCCAGGACGTCCGGCGTCATGTCGGCGGCCGGCCGCAGGACGACCAGGCCATGCTGGCCCTGCACCGCTCACGTGCCGGGGACGGGCCCGCTCCGCGTGCCGGAGCCGGCCCCCCGGGCTGACGGCCGGTCCGGCCGTGAAGGAGCGGAGGAGGCGTAGGAGCTGAGACACCGCCATCCGCCGTACGACGACAGCGACCTGGATGTGCGAGCTCCTCCCATCCGGTTCACACTCGGATCATGCGCACCGACACCCCCGGCTCAGGCGTGACCGGCCCCCCTGCCGGAGGGGGAGCGGCGAACCAGACGCTGGCCCTCGCGGCGATGCTCTTCGCCGTGTCGATGACGTTCATCGACCAGACGATCGTGGCCGTCGCCGCTCCCAGCATCATCGACGAACTCGGCCTCTCGTCCTCCGGGATGCAGTGGGTCGTCAACGCGTACCTGCTCGCGCTCGCCGCGTTCTTCGCGCTCGGCGGACGGCTGTCCGACATCATCGGCCACCGCCGGGTGATGCTGATCGGCACCCTCCTGTTCGTGGTCTCCTCCGTGCTCTGCGGGTGTGTCCCGACGGGTGATCTCGCGCAGACCTGGCTGATCGTCTTCCGTGCCACCCAGGGACTCGGCGCGGCACTCATGTTCCCCGCCGCGCTCGCCGTGGTCATCGCCGTCTTCCCCGTGGAGAAGCGCGGCCGTGCGCTCGCGCTGTTCTTCGGTCTGTCGGGTGCGCTCACCGCGGTCGGGCCGCTGCTCGGCGGCTGGCTGACGGCCTGGACCTGGCGGGCGATCTTCTGGGTGAACGTGCCGATCGCCGTCATCGCCCTGGTCCTGGCCGTCATGGCCCACATCCCCGAGACCCGCCGACGCGAGAAGCTGGACGTGCCCGGTGCTGTCCTGGTCGCGGTGGGCATGGGGCTGAGTGTGCTCGGGTTCCAGCAGGCGTCCGCGTGGGGCTGGAGCAGCGTCGCCACCTGGGCGTGCGTCGTGGGCGGGCTCGTCGTCCTCGCGGTGTTCTGCCGCTACGAACTAGGGGTGGCGGAACCGCTCATCAAGCTGCGTGTCTTCCGCGACCGGGCGTTCACCGTCGACACACTCGTCCTCTTCTTCGCGATGCTGGCCTTCGTCCCGGTCTTCTTCTTCGCCTCCGTCTACGCACAGGTCTCGCTGAGCGCCTCGCCGAACCAGGCCGCCCTGTACCTGCTCTACTTCTTCGTCGGCTTCGGGATCGCGTCCCAGTGGGGCGGCCGCATCCTGGACCGGCACGGAGCCCGTCCGGCGATGAAGATCGGGACGGTGCTCGGCGCCGTCGGGTTCGCCCTGTGGGCGAACAAGCTGACGGACCTGTCGATGCACGACCAGTGGCCGTACGCCGCGCTCGCCGGAGCGGGCATCGGCTTCCTTCTCGCCCCCGCGTCCACCGACGCGGTCAACCGGTCGATCGGAGCCTCGTACGGCGAGGTCACCGGAATCACCCAGACCGTGCGCAACTACGCGGCGAGCATCGGGATCGCCGTCTTCGGGACGGTCCTCACCCACGTCACCACCGACAGGGTCGTGGAGACTCTGACGTCCGGGGGAGTGCCGGCGGGCGCGGCGAACGACGCCGCCAGATCGGTCGCGGAGGCCGTCACCGGAAACCCGGACGCGCAGGAGCCGTCCGGCGGAGGCCGGGTCGCCACCCTCATGAGGGACTCGATGGACGCGGTCAGACTGGACTTCGCCGAGGCGAACCAGTGGGTGTTCTACGGGATGGCCATCGCGCTCGGTATCGGGTACCTGTGCGCGCTCCGGCATCCCGGGACACGGGTGACCGGGGACTCACCCACGGAGTCTTCCGAACAGCCGGGGCGGGGTGGACGGGGAGCCGACGGCCTCTGAACCCCTTCCCTCCGGGGAGGGGTTCAGAGGGCCGCCAGCCGCAGGTCCGCGCCGCCGGCCCGCAGCCCCTCGGCGGCGGCCTCGGCCAGCGAGTCGTCGGTGACGATGGTGTCGAACGCGCTGAGCGGCGCCACCCGGAACTTGCCGAACGTCCCGTACTTCGACGCCCCGGCGACCAGCACGCTCGACCCCGTGCACTCCATCGCCGCCTGCTTGACCTCCACCTTCGCCGCCGAGGGGGTGGTCACGCCGCGTAGCAGATCCCAGGAACTGGTGCTGATGAAGGCGATGTCGAGTGCGAGCTGACGCAGTGTCGTGGCCGCGAGCCGGCCCACACTCGACCGGTTGGACGGGTCCACCTGGCCGCCGATGTGTATGACGTCGAGGTGCGACGAGGCCATCAGACGGTCGACGGTCGTGAAGTCGTTGGTGACGACCGTCAGCGACTCGTGGCGCGCGAGCAGCGGGACCATGGCCAGCAGCGTCGTCCCCGCGTCCAGGTAGACCGTCATGCCCTCCTGCACGAGCTCGGCGGCGGCCGTGGCCATGGCCTGCTTCTCGGGCTGCTCCATCACCGACTTGGCCTGGAAACTGGGCTCGCTCTGGAGGTGACTGGCGATCCGCGCCCCGCCGGGCACGGAGAACACCAGTCCCTGACGCTCCAGTTCGGCGATGTCGCGGCGGACGGTCATGTGGGAGACGCCGAAGAGCTGGGTGATCTGCTGCACGCTCAGGACCCCGTCGCGCCGCAGGTGCTTCAACAGGAGCTCGCGCCGTTGATCGGGGATCAGGGGCAACTGCTCTTCGTCGGCCACTGCTTCTTACCTTTCCTCGCGCGACCACCGCGGTCGCTGCTCGATTGTGCCGTCCCGGCCCGCCGCGTCCAACACGGCGCGGTGTCAGGACCCCACGAACGTGCTGAGCAGGAGCACTCCGCCGAGGCTGAGCAGCGACTGAAGGGACAGCATCAGGGTCCAGGTGCGGAACGTCTGGGCCACCGAGAGCTGGTAGTACTCCTTGAACAGCCAGAATCCGGAGTCGTTGACGTGCGACAGCATCACCGCTCCCGACGCCGTCGCCAGCACCAGCAGTTCGGGGGAGAGGCCCGGGTAGGCGCCGATCAGCGGAGCGACGATTCCGGTGGCGGCCGCGGTGGCCACCGTCGCCGAGCCGAGACAGATGCGCAGCAGCGCGGCGACCAGCCAGGCGAGCAGCAGCGGCGGGATCGACCAGTCCACCGCGTAGTCGGAGATCAGCTTGTCGATGCCGGTCGCGGTGAGCATCGCCTTGAGGCCGCCACCGGCGCCGAGGATCAGCACGATCCCGCCGACCGGACCGAGGCCCTTGCCCGCCATCTTCTGGAGCTGGTTCAGACCGAAGCCGGAGCGCAGGCCCAGGGCGAAGAAGGCGAAGATCACCGCGGCCAGCAGGGATATGACCGAGGAGTCGCAGGCCTCGAAGATCGCGTAGGGCAGGGAGCCCTCCGCGGTGTTCGCGGTGCCGACGGTTCCGATCAGCATCAGGACGGGCGGCAGCAGCACGGTGATCAGGGCGAGCACGAAGGAGGCCGGCCGCTTGCGGTTCTCCGGTTCGGGGCTCGTCTCCGGGATGGGGCCCTTGTCGAGGTCCGGGGCCGGGCCGAACCATCGCGAGGCGAACTTCGTCAGCAGCGGTCCGCTGATCACCGCGATCGGGATGCCGATGATCAGGCCGTACATGATGGTCAGGCCGGTGTTCGCCCCGTACGCCGAGACCGCGAGGGTCGGGGAGGGGTGC from Streptomyces sp. QL37 harbors:
- a CDS encoding GNAT family protein, which translates into the protein MSDMWTGGKVRLRGVEPEDWEGFRDLAGDTLDARNADLVEPPRSAESFRSWTAERAGRPPGGDAFRLVVEALADGAFAGSVTVGETDGRAGRFRTGIEISRDHRRRGYAAEATELVLTYMFAEQRYNKCEVEVYAFNDGSLALYRRLGFVEEGRLREHEFFAGGHHDVVLLGITAAEYWATHGRPPVR
- a CDS encoding carboxymuconolactone decarboxylase family protein, translated to MEARVTSPASPDVITAIQHLYKAIHAGGVDGRLLSLVHLRTSQINGCSPCVFASVEAARKTGETEERLHHVVAWRETPFYTDEERAALALAEAATRIQDGAPGVTDEVWDGAADHFTEEQLGAIILEIATTNFFNRINRTIREQAGKTW
- a CDS encoding sigma-70 family RNA polymerase sigma factor, which encodes MSDTSPTNPMTETFEAQRDRLRAVAHRMLGSHADAEDVVQEAWLRLSRQDAAAIHNLSGWLTTVVGRISLDVLRSRQARPEASYGDGLPDLVVTLDDAPAPEDDAVLADSVGLALLVVLESLGPSERLAFVLHDLFAVPFDEIGRILGRSTAATKMLASRARRKVRTTERPTGAGREQREVVQAFLAAARDGDFEELLRVLDPEVRLTVDTPSGVVVALGATRVATGARLSAGAAAQGLAVLVNGSPGVMSWHEDGTPLSVLAFTVVDGRITAITAVTDPVKLASMDLPAPGRR
- a CDS encoding alpha/beta hydrolase; its protein translation is MKTDVTFLSGNLKLSGILFLPEAPTAARLPAVVVGHPSGGVKEQTASVYAERLARGGFAALVFDAAHQGASEGEPRGLEDPFQRAEDIKCAVSFLTTRDEIDPDRIGALGICASGGYVPYAAQTDLRIKAVATVSAVDLGSVMRDGPGRTQDPPTLRSMLELAAAARTAEARGEGVRRQEWITEAVDAETYEYYRTARGHHPRAVRPWPVRSLDRIIQYDSYALVGLISPRPLLMIIGSDANTAYMSREAVDRAAEPKELFVIDGGTHVSLYDRDEHVTPAVARLSAFYATHLTVAQGPADPSTRA
- a CDS encoding helix-turn-helix transcriptional regulator; the encoded protein is MARTSSELGDFLKARRRELSPATAGLPDDGRRRVPGLRREEIALLASISPDYYTPLEQGRRRASEPVLDSLARALRLSEDERAYLFELSGKDGRRPRRRPAQRVRPQLQRLLDDLTDTPALVLGRFTDILAWNPQAAALFTDFSLLPRDRRDFVRLVFRDPTVRALYTDWEYMARACVEQLRMEDPRLTTLVGELSVRDPDFRTWWVDHRVAVRTAGTKALRHPVVGELALDWSAPADASDPDQHLIALTAAHGTPSHDGLRLLGALAAEASG
- a CDS encoding MbtH family protein, translating into MTNPFEDENGTYLVLVNDEGQHSLWPAFAEVPGGWTVAHQEDTRQACLDYVEQNWTDLRPKSLIRSMAADPA
- a CDS encoding bile acid:sodium symporter family protein — its product is MQNEQISPDQPASDDKAARRAVTVFPVLVLVAGVAGLVTPGTFDGWTESVPYLLGIVMFCMGLTMTPLDFRGVAKRPWAVAIGLVAHYVIMPGLGWAIAHLLGLPPQLAAGLILVGCAPSGTASNVVTFLARGDVALSVSVATVSTLVAPLVTPPLTLLLAGAYLPVDAGSMITDILKTVLLPVLGGLVVRLVAGKLVDRVLGLMPWLSSLAIAAIVCAVVAGSAGTIKSAAVTVLIAVVLHNGLGLALGYGAGKISGLGRPASRAMAFEVGMQNSGLAASLATAHFSPLAALPAAVFSVWHNISGALVAAWMAHRSRRDESAPAAAGAAPRTATAEES
- a CDS encoding ATP-binding cassette domain-containing protein — its product is MSDTSAALLARDIVRSFGDGRVVDGFSLTAPPGHRIGLIGENGVGKSTLLRLLAGADEPDAGSITRPADLGFLHQEMPFAAAATIADVLDEALSEVRDDLAEVERLSGELSRADEDSPGYAALLDAYGRRLERAQEQEAWDADRRATMVLEGLGLGGIRRDRTLGSLSGGQRGRLALASLLIRRPSALLLDEPTNHLDDSAAEFLEEQVRGLPGAVVVASHDRAFLDAVCTDLVDLDPAMEGPVRYGGNYTAYQAEKRAERERWERRYAEEQEELEALHRSIGTTTHRLAPDRGPRDNEKMGYGVRANRVQSQISRRARNAARRLDDLERRRIAEPPQPLRFRRTALAGPSADGLLVSLRDVRVRGRLAVDRLDVSSTERLLVTGDNGAGKSTLLAVLAGRLGADGEVRRKGGLSVGMLAQDTVFARPDRTVRDTYAHALGSERAEAVPLHSLGLMSEADLGKQVGRLSVGQRRRLALALLVAHPPELLLLDEPTNHLSPRLCDELEAAMGAGPGAIVLAGHDRWLRRRWQGRELRLRPW
- a CDS encoding DUF4232 domain-containing protein — its product is MRLRKMSAVIATAVAAALSLTACDGADNSDAGAAASAPAETSAGPGSPGGAGTTDAAESSPGGGGQASASASAPGSGAPSASSAGDMCRTADLSFSSSGGMAEGEVLIDLENTGSASCSMHGFPGLDLKGEDGTVSAERTSGRSAPTVTLAPGERTNFSLRFPPNTTGGSGVTFTSALVTPPDETHSHSVPLSVNIPAGSGSASRVTVTPVGSGK